In Brevibacillus brevis, a genomic segment contains:
- the ychF gene encoding redox-regulated ATPase YchF has translation MGASCGIVGLPNVGKSTLFNAITQAGAESANYPFCTIDPNVGIVEVPDPRLAKLTEIVVPNKVVPTAFEFVDIAGLVKGASKGEGLGNQFLGHIREVDAIAHVVRCFEDENITHVAGRVDPLSDIETINLELIFADLDSVERRIDRIGRKVKAGDKEAKQELDVLEKLKAAFEEGNAARSVELDDEERKWIRDLHLLTIKPMLYVCNVAEDGIQTADTNPHVQAVREHAASEGAHVVVISAKVEAEIAELEGEDKEMFLQELGLEESGLDRLIRAAYELLGLVTYFTAGVQEVRAWTIRRGTKAPGAAGVIHTDFERGFIRAEVIAYDDLVEAGSVAAARERGKYRLEGKEYVVADGDVMHFRFNV, from the coding sequence ATGGGTGCATCTTGCGGGATTGTAGGTCTTCCCAACGTAGGCAAGTCGACCTTGTTCAACGCCATTACCCAAGCCGGAGCGGAATCGGCTAACTACCCGTTCTGTACGATTGATCCGAACGTCGGCATCGTCGAGGTACCAGATCCTCGTCTGGCCAAATTGACCGAGATCGTAGTTCCAAACAAAGTAGTGCCGACTGCATTCGAATTCGTGGACATTGCCGGCCTGGTAAAAGGCGCGAGCAAGGGCGAGGGTTTGGGCAACCAGTTCCTGGGCCATATTCGCGAGGTGGACGCGATTGCGCACGTCGTCCGCTGCTTTGAAGATGAAAACATTACACACGTCGCCGGCCGTGTCGATCCGCTCTCCGATATCGAGACGATCAATCTCGAACTGATCTTTGCCGACCTCGATTCTGTCGAGCGCCGTATCGACCGCATCGGCCGCAAGGTAAAAGCGGGCGACAAGGAAGCCAAGCAAGAGCTGGATGTGCTGGAGAAGCTCAAGGCCGCCTTTGAAGAAGGGAATGCTGCGCGCAGCGTGGAACTGGATGACGAGGAGCGCAAATGGATTCGCGACTTGCACCTTTTGACCATCAAGCCGATGCTGTACGTGTGCAATGTGGCCGAAGACGGCATTCAGACCGCTGACACCAACCCGCACGTGCAAGCCGTACGCGAGCATGCAGCAAGCGAGGGAGCGCACGTAGTCGTTATCAGCGCGAAGGTCGAAGCCGAGATCGCAGAGCTGGAAGGCGAGGACAAGGAAATGTTCCTGCAGGAGCTGGGCCTTGAGGAATCCGGTTTGGACCGTTTGATTCGCGCAGCGTATGAGCTCTTGGGCCTGGTCACTTACTTTACGGCAGGCGTGCAGGAAGTCCGAGCGTGGACGATCCGCCGCGGCACGAAAGCGCCGGGAGCGGCAGGGGTCATCCATACCGATTTCGAGCGCGGCTTCATTCGCGCCGAAGTCATCGCGTACGACGACCTGGTAGAAGCTGGATCGGTAGCAGCAGCACGCGAGCGCGGCAAGTACCGATTGGAAGGAAAAGAGTACGTAGTGGCGGATGGAGATGTCATGCATTTCCGGTTCAATGTCTAG
- the pepF gene encoding oligoendopeptidase F produces MKKRAFASVTALAIALATVTGPFIPYSSPAVAMAAEKAPVYQSRAEIPDQYKWKLDDIYPTVQAWEKDVAKVEEMAKAFTQYQGKLGTSASTMLKALEDYMSLMRLNDKAYVYANMSLDVNSANSELQKLADRAEKMYTLVSEKSAWVQPEIVAIPDAKMKNLLADKNLAPYKLFLEDMLRTKPHSLSKEMEELLAKSAPLGNSPTNIYSMLSKDVKFPKIKDASGKEIQITRANFVSLLESKDQRVRRDAFKAYYSALIDFQDSFAQTLAAKVKGDNYYADARHYQSALEASLNPNNIPTKVYDELIDTVNDNLPLLHRYIALKKKMLGVNELHMYDIYVPIVPSDDKYISFEDGKKMVVDGLQAMGDDYVKVLADGLESGWVDVYSTDDKRTGAYQWGAYDTHPYVLLNHQGTLDDVFTIAHEMGHAMQSYYTNKTQPYVSSNYPTFTAEVASTMNETLLFKSMYAKAKTKEEKMYLLNHYLENFRSTLFRQTQFAEFEKAIHEKEQAGESLNAEAIKKIYLDINKKYYGKDMVSDDEIAMEWARVSHFFNYKYYVYQYSTSFAASQALAKQILDEGKPAVDRIRTNFLEAGSSAPPIEVLKAAGVDMSTSKPIEQAMEIFEETLTELEKLVNEK; encoded by the coding sequence TTGAAAAAGCGAGCATTTGCATCAGTCACGGCATTGGCTATTGCGTTGGCTACCGTAACAGGACCTTTTATCCCGTACAGTTCGCCTGCAGTTGCGATGGCTGCGGAAAAAGCTCCTGTTTATCAGTCGCGCGCGGAGATTCCGGATCAGTACAAATGGAAGCTGGATGATATTTATCCGACTGTCCAGGCTTGGGAAAAAGATGTCGCCAAGGTCGAAGAAATGGCCAAAGCTTTCACCCAGTATCAAGGAAAGCTGGGCACTTCTGCTTCCACGATGCTGAAGGCACTGGAAGACTACATGAGCTTGATGCGTCTAAACGACAAGGCGTATGTGTACGCCAACATGTCACTCGATGTCAACTCGGCTAATTCGGAGCTGCAAAAGCTCGCGGACCGGGCCGAAAAAATGTACACGCTGGTCTCGGAAAAATCGGCGTGGGTCCAACCGGAAATTGTGGCAATTCCCGACGCCAAGATGAAGAACTTGCTGGCGGACAAGAACCTGGCTCCCTACAAGCTGTTCCTCGAGGATATGCTGCGTACGAAGCCGCATTCTCTATCAAAGGAAATGGAGGAGCTGCTGGCCAAGTCGGCCCCGCTCGGAAATTCGCCAACGAATATTTACAGCATGCTGTCCAAGGATGTGAAGTTCCCGAAAATCAAGGATGCAAGCGGGAAAGAGATCCAGATCACCCGGGCCAACTTCGTTTCGCTCCTGGAAAGCAAGGATCAACGTGTCCGCAGAGATGCGTTTAAAGCCTATTACAGCGCATTGATCGATTTTCAGGACAGCTTTGCCCAGACTTTGGCGGCGAAAGTGAAGGGCGACAACTACTACGCGGACGCACGCCACTACCAGTCTGCGCTGGAAGCCAGCCTGAATCCGAACAACATCCCGACCAAGGTGTACGACGAGCTGATTGATACGGTCAATGACAACCTGCCGCTGCTGCATCGCTACATCGCCCTGAAGAAGAAAATGCTCGGGGTCAACGAGCTGCACATGTACGACATTTACGTCCCGATCGTGCCGTCCGATGACAAATACATCTCGTTTGAGGATGGCAAAAAGATGGTCGTCGATGGGCTGCAAGCGATGGGAGACGACTATGTCAAAGTGCTGGCGGATGGTCTGGAGAGCGGATGGGTAGACGTTTATTCGACCGATGACAAGCGGACGGGCGCCTATCAGTGGGGAGCCTACGATACACATCCGTACGTATTGCTGAACCACCAGGGGACGCTGGACGACGTCTTTACGATTGCGCATGAGATGGGACACGCCATGCAGTCGTACTACACCAACAAAACGCAGCCGTACGTCTCGTCGAATTACCCGACCTTCACGGCTGAAGTGGCGTCTACGATGAATGAGACGCTGCTGTTCAAGAGCATGTATGCGAAGGCGAAGACCAAAGAGGAAAAGATGTACCTGCTCAATCACTACCTGGAAAACTTCCGGTCGACGCTGTTCCGCCAAACCCAGTTTGCCGAATTTGAAAAAGCCATTCACGAAAAGGAGCAGGCGGGAGAGTCGCTGAACGCGGAGGCCATCAAAAAGATTTACCTTGATATCAACAAGAAGTACTACGGGAAAGACATGGTCTCTGACGATGAGATCGCGATGGAGTGGGCTCGCGTTTCCCATTTCTTCAACTACAAGTACTATGTCTACCAATACTCGACGAGCTTTGCCGCGTCCCAGGCTCTGGCGAAACAAATCCTGGATGAAGGGAAGCCGGCTGTGGACCGCATCCGCACCAACTTCCTCGAGGCTGGCAGCTCTGCACCGCCGATCGAAGTGCTGAAAGCGGCCGGAGTAGATATGTCGACCTCCAAGCCGATCGAACAGGCCATGGAAATTTTCGAAGAGACGCTAACCGAATTGGAGAAGCTGGTCAACGAGAAGTAA
- a CDS encoding SDR family oxidoreductase, producing MNLLLFGATGRVGSHILKQALADGHRVTVLVRSPDKLSPPAGDQLRVIAGNVLKPADVQRAMKDADTVISTLSTDGSTVLSEGIPHIIRAMEQEGVTRIITVGTAGILQSRTSPELLRYQSSESKRKLTRAAEEHHKAYLLLEKSGLDWTIVCPTYLPDGDRIGSYRVEADFLPEGGAEISVPDTADFTYSLAGSRDYIRSRVGIAY from the coding sequence TTGAATTTGCTCTTGTTCGGAGCCACAGGCCGCGTGGGCAGCCACATTTTGAAGCAGGCGCTCGCGGACGGACATCGCGTGACGGTATTGGTTCGCTCGCCGGACAAGCTGTCTCCCCCAGCAGGAGACCAACTGCGGGTCATCGCCGGCAATGTCCTAAAGCCCGCCGATGTACAGCGCGCGATGAAAGACGCCGATACAGTCATCAGCACACTCAGCACGGACGGGTCCACGGTCTTGTCCGAAGGGATCCCGCACATCATCCGCGCCATGGAGCAGGAAGGCGTTACCCGCATCATCACTGTCGGGACGGCCGGCATCCTGCAAAGCAGAACATCCCCGGAATTGCTCCGCTACCAGTCCAGCGAGTCTAAGCGAAAATTGACCCGCGCTGCGGAAGAGCACCACAAAGCCTATTTGCTCCTGGAGAAGTCCGGCCTCGATTGGACGATCGTTTGCCCGACCTATTTGCCGGATGGCGACCGGATCGGTTCGTACCGGGTCGAAGCCGACTTTTTGCCCGAAGGCGGCGCGGAAATATCGGTTCCCGATACGGCAGACTTTACTTACAGCCTGGCCGGCAGCCGCGACTACATTCGCTCCCGTGTCGGCATCGCCTATTGA
- the rpsF gene encoding 30S ribosomal protein S6 translates to MRQYEVMYVLRPDLEEEKVKSNVARYSEIVTNYGGEISKLQEMGKRRLAYEINKFREGYYVLMNFKANADAVAEAERLMKINDDVIRFMFVRDEK, encoded by the coding sequence ATGCGTCAATACGAAGTTATGTATGTATTGCGTCCAGACCTTGAAGAAGAGAAAGTGAAATCCAATGTAGCTCGTTACAGCGAGATCGTAACCAACTACGGCGGCGAAATTTCCAAACTTCAAGAAATGGGCAAGCGTCGTCTTGCTTATGAAATCAATAAGTTCCGTGAAGGTTACTATGTTTTGATGAACTTCAAAGCGAACGCTGATGCTGTTGCGGAAGCAGAGCGTCTGATGAAAATCAACGACGACGTCATCCGCTTCATGTTCGTTCGTGATGAGAAGTAA
- the ltrA gene encoding group II intron reverse transcriptase/maturase, with protein sequence MRVNAQVESETELKSVLDTLYRQSQDGKSFTGLYELITNEQTIITAIHNIKSNKGSMTAGIDKKVIRDYLQMPREKLLRTIKTCFESYNPQPVRRKLIPKGNSDKMRPLGIPTMQDRIIQECARIVLEPILEAKFYPHSYGFRPYRSTHHAIARIASLINIGEFRFAIEGDIKGYFDNIDHSLLINKLSKMGVIDKRVLALVMKMLKAGIMNEGVFEESTLGSPQGGIISPLLANVYLNDFDWIVSSWYENPYQLEQYSNEKNARRAMRQKGIEPVFLVRYADDWVILTKSREEAERRLKALNKYFEAKLKLQLSPDKTVITDLTEKAMSFLGFWLKVEKPRTFTGRTGKVRKRPLTCKVYPNTKKLNEKFREVLDKIKSLKTTVCEYQKAVVIEEVNSMIVGLSLYYNKSICSKVFSSLDNKVFKACHYTWKSMYYNQNGGKNLDHVKTAKELSNRPARHAGYTTKCHAVEVEGKWVGITKFFMTGSDRAVNFNQAMTPYTEEGRSLYAQLSKKKNPLDRPPLYNPNSFRLAKKNSRSSNHNLRKYNFEYYMNREYAWNRDKGKCKICELDILPNDYHCHHIDPTLPLHEINKVANLASVHDGCHELIHGTSEVDNPKMAKKLSKYREKLKGKAKVVS encoded by the coding sequence ATGAGGGTTAATGCTCAAGTCGAGTCGGAGACTGAACTAAAATCAGTACTCGACACCCTATACAGGCAGTCTCAAGACGGAAAGTCCTTCACTGGATTATATGAGTTAATTACTAACGAACAAACCATCATAACTGCTATACACAACATTAAGTCCAACAAGGGCAGTATGACGGCAGGTATCGACAAGAAAGTCATTAGAGACTATCTTCAGATGCCGAGGGAAAAGTTGCTTCGAACCATTAAAACATGCTTCGAAAGCTACAACCCCCAACCAGTTAGGAGAAAACTCATTCCTAAAGGGAACTCCGACAAAATGAGACCGTTGGGAATACCGACGATGCAGGACAGAATCATTCAGGAATGCGCCAGGATAGTCCTAGAACCCATCCTCGAAGCGAAATTCTATCCACACAGCTACGGCTTTAGACCATATCGGTCAACTCATCACGCCATAGCAAGGATAGCAAGTCTCATCAATATTGGTGAGTTTAGATTCGCAATCGAAGGAGACATTAAAGGCTACTTCGACAACATCGACCACTCACTCCTCATCAACAAACTCAGTAAAATGGGTGTAATTGATAAGAGGGTGCTGGCACTCGTCATGAAAATGCTTAAAGCAGGAATAATGAACGAAGGCGTGTTTGAAGAATCCACTCTAGGATCACCGCAAGGTGGGATTATCAGCCCCCTGCTTGCAAACGTATATCTGAACGACTTTGACTGGATTGTATCAAGCTGGTACGAAAATCCTTACCAACTAGAACAGTATTCCAACGAAAAGAACGCCAGACGTGCAATGAGGCAAAAGGGAATCGAACCTGTATTTCTCGTGAGATACGCTGACGACTGGGTTATCTTGACCAAATCCAGAGAAGAAGCTGAAAGACGGTTAAAAGCACTCAATAAATACTTTGAGGCTAAGCTGAAACTGCAACTTTCTCCTGATAAAACAGTCATTACTGACCTTACTGAGAAAGCAATGTCATTCCTAGGGTTTTGGCTGAAAGTCGAAAAGCCAAGAACCTTTACAGGTAGAACGGGTAAAGTAAGAAAACGCCCACTAACCTGCAAGGTTTACCCGAATACCAAGAAGCTGAACGAAAAGTTCAGGGAAGTCCTCGACAAAATCAAGAGCCTGAAAACTACCGTCTGCGAATATCAAAAGGCTGTCGTAATCGAAGAGGTAAACTCGATGATAGTCGGTTTATCGCTCTACTACAACAAGTCGATTTGCAGTAAGGTTTTCTCAAGCCTTGACAACAAAGTATTCAAAGCCTGTCACTACACATGGAAGTCGATGTATTACAACCAGAACGGCGGTAAGAACCTCGACCATGTGAAAACGGCAAAGGAACTTTCTAACAGACCAGCTAGACACGCCGGTTACACAACCAAATGTCACGCTGTCGAAGTTGAAGGGAAATGGGTGGGAATCACCAAGTTCTTCATGACTGGCTCAGATCGTGCAGTAAACTTCAACCAAGCCATGACTCCGTATACAGAGGAAGGCAGGAGTTTATACGCTCAGTTGTCCAAGAAGAAGAACCCATTGGATAGACCTCCGCTCTACAATCCTAACAGCTTTAGGTTAGCTAAGAAGAACTCACGTTCTTCAAATCATAACCTCAGAAAGTACAACTTTGAATACTACATGAATCGAGAGTACGCTTGGAATCGGGATAAAGGGAAATGTAAAATATGTGAGCTCGATATTTTACCGAACGACTATCACTGCCATCACATTGACCCAACATTACCATTGCACGAAATTAATAAAGTAGCCAATCTCGCTAGCGTCCATGACGGATGCCATGAATTGATTCATGGAACCTCGGAAGTTGATAATCCGAAAATGGCGAAGAAGCTATCTAAGTATAGGGAGAAACTAAAAGGTAAAGCTAAAGTGGTTAGTTGA
- the rpsR gene encoding 30S ribosomal protein S18: MARKGRPNKRRKVCFFKVNKIKHIDYKDVDLLKKFISERGKILPRRVTGTSAKYQRALTIAIKRARQVALLPYTAE; the protein is encoded by the coding sequence ATGGCACGCAAAGGACGTCCTAACAAGCGTCGTAAAGTTTGCTTCTTTAAAGTGAACAAAATCAAACACATCGACTATAAAGATGTTGATTTGCTCAAAAAGTTCATCAGCGAGCGCGGTAAAATCCTGCCTCGTCGTGTGACCGGTACTTCCGCTAAGTACCAACGCGCACTGACGATCGCAATCAAACGCGCACGTCAAGTGGCACTTCTGCCTTACACGGCTGAATAA
- a CDS encoding DHH family phosphoesterase produces the protein MPKFLLKRWYGMHMVLALSFSLLLLGILTLHHWMYGAIGIVCLIGLVIYALQAEKGFQRDLRLYLATVTHRVKKAGEGVISELPIGILLYNEEKVIEWVNPFMTHMSGDELLIGKNLQEVFPGLNGKLEQKRLEFTYNERVYEVLVRAEERLLYFTDISDFKELTAKYHREKAALAIIHLDNLDEIGQVMDDQSRTLLSTSVAGVITEWATKHGIYLRRITADKFLALMEREALDKLEETRFDILDVVREMTADNKIPITLSIGVGAAASTYIELGQMAQSSLDIALGRGGDQAAVKIGNKLTFFGGKSNAVEKRTRVRARVIAHALRDLIHEAEHVIVMGHKQPDMDSIGASLGVLKAVQVHKKSAYIVMDEGNNSVERLMREIYANEELAESFVTPEQAIRLVTGRTLLVVVDTHRPSLVIEPKLLGETSRVVVIDHHRRSEEFIEPVLLYLEPYASSTSELVTELLQYQSERLNIDSLIATALLAGIVVDTKSFAFRTGSRTFEAASFLRRNGADTAAVQRLLKEDVSQYVKRARIIMNTETYRDNMAIATGDPSEEYTQVQVAQAAEQLLTLSGIQASFVAAQRADGAILISARSLGDINVQSVMELLGGGGHLTGAATQIEGITMKEAIRRLKEAIDSVI, from the coding sequence ATGCCCAAATTCCTGTTAAAGCGTTGGTACGGGATGCATATGGTCCTGGCTCTCAGCTTTAGCTTACTGTTGCTGGGGATTTTGACCCTGCACCATTGGATGTACGGGGCGATCGGCATCGTCTGCCTGATTGGCCTGGTCATTTATGCGCTCCAGGCTGAAAAAGGATTCCAACGGGATTTGCGCCTGTATTTGGCTACGGTCACGCATCGCGTGAAGAAGGCCGGGGAAGGCGTCATTTCGGAGCTGCCGATCGGGATTCTTCTATACAATGAAGAAAAGGTCATTGAGTGGGTCAATCCGTTCATGACACATATGTCCGGGGACGAGCTGTTGATCGGGAAAAACCTGCAGGAAGTTTTTCCAGGGCTGAATGGGAAGCTGGAACAAAAACGGCTTGAATTTACCTACAACGAACGGGTATACGAAGTGCTGGTACGGGCTGAAGAGCGTCTGCTGTACTTTACAGACATCTCGGATTTCAAAGAGCTGACGGCCAAATACCATCGTGAAAAGGCTGCACTCGCCATCATCCATCTCGACAACCTGGACGAGATCGGTCAAGTGATGGATGACCAAAGCCGGACGCTGCTTTCCACGAGCGTCGCCGGTGTCATTACCGAGTGGGCAACCAAACATGGCATATACCTTCGCCGCATCACGGCTGACAAATTTTTGGCGCTGATGGAACGGGAAGCACTTGATAAATTAGAAGAAACGCGCTTTGACATCCTGGATGTCGTGCGGGAAATGACGGCGGACAACAAGATCCCGATCACCCTGAGCATCGGGGTTGGTGCGGCTGCCAGCACGTATATCGAATTGGGACAGATGGCGCAGTCGAGCTTGGACATCGCTCTTGGGCGCGGTGGCGACCAGGCTGCGGTCAAAATCGGAAACAAGCTCACCTTTTTCGGCGGTAAGTCCAATGCCGTGGAAAAGCGGACGCGCGTACGGGCACGGGTCATCGCCCATGCATTGCGCGACCTGATCCACGAAGCCGAACACGTCATCGTCATGGGCCACAAGCAGCCCGATATGGACTCCATCGGCGCATCACTCGGGGTACTGAAAGCGGTCCAGGTGCATAAAAAGTCAGCCTACATCGTCATGGACGAAGGAAACAATTCCGTGGAGCGGCTGATGCGGGAAATATACGCCAACGAAGAGTTGGCGGAGTCGTTCGTGACACCGGAGCAGGCGATTCGTCTGGTAACCGGGCGCACGCTGCTCGTCGTCGTCGATACGCATCGGCCGTCGCTGGTCATCGAGCCGAAGCTGCTGGGCGAAACCAGCCGAGTCGTCGTCATCGACCACCATCGCCGCTCCGAGGAATTCATCGAGCCCGTCCTGCTGTATTTGGAGCCGTATGCTTCGTCCACTTCCGAGCTGGTGACGGAGCTGCTGCAGTATCAGAGCGAACGGCTGAACATCGACAGCCTGATCGCGACTGCGCTGCTCGCGGGGATCGTCGTCGATACCAAAAGCTTTGCCTTCCGCACAGGCTCGCGGACGTTTGAAGCCGCGTCGTTCCTGCGCCGCAACGGCGCCGATACGGCGGCAGTCCAACGCCTGCTGAAGGAAGATGTGAGCCAGTACGTCAAGCGGGCGCGCATCATCATGAACACAGAGACATACCGTGACAATATGGCGATCGCCACAGGGGATCCTTCCGAGGAATATACGCAAGTCCAGGTAGCGCAGGCTGCGGAACAGCTGTTGACGCTGTCCGGCATTCAGGCATCGTTCGTGGCTGCGCAGCGCGCAGACGGCGCTATCCTGATCAGCGCGCGCTCCCTTGGTGACATCAACGTCCAGTCCGTCATGGAGCTGCTGGGCGGCGGGGGTCACTTGACCGGGGCAGCGACCCAGATCGAAGGCATCACCATGAAAGAAGCAATCCGGCGCTTGAAAGAAGCGATCGATTCGGTCATTTAG
- a CDS encoding single-stranded DNA-binding protein, protein MPKFYLLSSNGVAVATFTVAINRPRTNQAGEREADFINIVAWQKLADLCASYLRKGRQAAIEGRLQTRSYDNKEGKRVYVTEVVAENVQFLGGRSNDNGDNAGFDPGPGFGGGSKPSGGQRNDYDPFGDPFASAGKPINISDDDLPF, encoded by the coding sequence ATGCCAAAGTTTTACCTATTGTCATCGAATGGCGTTGCCGTTGCTACTTTTACTGTGGCGATCAATCGTCCTCGCACCAACCAGGCGGGCGAAAGAGAAGCCGACTTCATCAATATCGTCGCGTGGCAAAAATTGGCTGACCTGTGCGCCAGCTATTTGCGCAAAGGCAGACAAGCCGCCATCGAAGGACGCCTGCAAACGCGCTCCTACGATAATAAAGAAGGAAAAAGAGTGTACGTGACGGAGGTTGTTGCGGAAAACGTCCAGTTCCTGGGCGGTCGAAGCAATGACAACGGAGACAACGCAGGTTTTGATCCGGGTCCAGGCTTCGGCGGCGGCAGCAAGCCGTCCGGCGGGCAGAGAAACGACTACGACCCGTTTGGTGATCCCTTCGCTAGCGCAGGCAAGCCGATCAACATTTCGGATGATGACTTGCCGTTCTAA
- a CDS encoding DUF2232 domain-containing protein, with translation MPSKTKQLAENALMLGIALVLLFLSTYTVLGALVGILVPLPFLFLGMSRTIPNLVWISLAFTFLGWIITGPITAFVALGFAIWGAVMGIVYTKRGTALSGITAGAAAVFLGFLFMLAFMIFGMKTNFDAIMQQAASLRPTFMPKEQYDQAMQMGKMLIPVSLIMFSFISSGIVHWLARLMGKRLRRPVPVLPPIREWNFPRSLLYYYFIAMIAMLVFGASMQGTFWESAVLNVKVMLDAVFTLQGLSFCLFAAHLYGWKRLTPVLIVCLFIFPFLTTILSLVGIFDLGIRLRDKLETRVKRG, from the coding sequence ATGCCTTCGAAAACCAAGCAATTGGCCGAAAATGCCTTGATGCTGGGTATCGCTCTGGTGCTGTTGTTTCTCAGTACATACACGGTGCTGGGAGCGTTAGTCGGTATTTTGGTTCCACTGCCGTTTTTGTTCCTGGGTATGAGCAGAACCATACCGAATCTGGTGTGGATTTCCCTGGCGTTTACGTTTTTGGGCTGGATCATTACGGGACCGATCACTGCTTTTGTTGCTCTCGGCTTTGCCATTTGGGGAGCGGTGATGGGCATCGTTTACACCAAGAGGGGAACGGCTTTATCGGGCATTACCGCGGGAGCAGCTGCGGTCTTCCTCGGATTCTTGTTCATGCTGGCGTTTATGATTTTCGGCATGAAGACCAACTTCGATGCGATCATGCAACAGGCTGCCTCGCTTCGGCCGACATTCATGCCCAAAGAGCAGTACGATCAGGCGATGCAAATGGGCAAAATGCTCATTCCTGTAAGTCTGATCATGTTCAGTTTTATATCAAGCGGGATTGTGCATTGGCTGGCGCGCCTGATGGGGAAACGGCTGCGTAGACCGGTGCCGGTACTTCCGCCGATCAGGGAATGGAACTTCCCGCGTTCCTTGCTCTACTATTACTTCATCGCCATGATTGCGATGCTGGTGTTCGGGGCAAGCATGCAGGGCACGTTTTGGGAAAGCGCCGTTTTAAACGTAAAAGTCATGCTGGATGCGGTATTCACCCTGCAAGGCCTCAGCTTTTGCCTGTTCGCCGCGCATTTGTACGGGTGGAAGAGATTGACTCCAGTGCTTATTGTCTGTCTATTTATTTTTCCCTTTCTAACCACTATACTGAGTCTAGTAGGTATCTTTGATTTGGGAATCCGCTTGCGTGATAAACTGGAAACAAGAGTGAAGAGGGGCTGA